A single region of the Montipora capricornis isolate CH-2021 chromosome 13, ASM3666992v2, whole genome shotgun sequence genome encodes:
- the LOC138028662 gene encoding uncharacterized protein: MDYAAENKENIVAKVQKFIEDGCGCRRGSKSIQCSDQFTVETVLNNLYNCLELSHAELDLVVLANIQAFTATEETSKKRKRSPPYSFLYHSAPICKEMFLNLYGISKSRFQRLLNHYENHGISLRIHGNSKRLPHNALPVAVAEDVKNFLSNFVEENAVLLPGRIPGFKNEDIQLLSSSETKMHVWRCFQRACEESNKEAVCYTKFIDLWKQFFPNVIVAKPMTDLCFICQQNTSKLVRAANLPEEEKSQCVQAQQAHLNSVQTERELYKKVCEEAKWNFEEVQDQIDLEAPHELCTLATIMHYSFDFAQQVHIPSNPMQPGPIYFKTPRKCAIFGMMCEAIPRQVNYLIDEASDVGKRANTTISYVHHYFEHHGLGETSAHLHADNCSGQNKNNYFMWYLAWRTILQLHHSMRYSFLIAGHTKFGPDRCFGIIKKCYKLSYISSLYEFANMVESSNSGINKAQLVGTHDGTVIVPVYDWSSFLEQFFKKVPNIKKYHHFRFCKEEPGRVYFKELNSSAEQSLMLLKNPAILPMATRLPAKLNPAGLSQERKQYLYREIRPFCKPGTEDLVAPVP, encoded by the coding sequence ATGGATTACGCTGcggaaaataaggaaaatatcGTTGCTAAAGTACAAAAGTTTATTGAAGATGGATGCGGATGTCGTCGAGGATCAAAAAGTATTCAGTGTTCTGATCAATTTACAGTGGAAACCGTTTTAAATAATCTGTATAACTGCCTGGAACTGTCCCACGCGGAACTGGACTTGGTTGTGTTGGCAAACATTCAAGCTTTCACGGCGACTgaagaaaccagcaaaaaaagaaagagaagtcCACCTTACAGCTTTCTGTACCACTCTGCACCCATCTGTAAGGAGATGTTTCTCAACCTCTATGGAATCAGCAAATCTCGCTTTCAGAGGCTTCTAAATCACTACGAAAATCATGGTATTTCTCTGCGAATTCACGGTAACAGTAAGAGACTACCGCACAACGCGCTCCCAGTTGCTGTTGCCGAGGACGTAAAAAATTTTCTTAGCAATTTCGTGGAGGAAAATGCAGTGCTGCTTCCAGGAAGGATCCCTGGTTTTAAAAATGAAGACATCCAATTACTTTCATCGAGTGAAACCAAAATGCATGTGTGGAGGTGTTTTCAAAGAGCCTGTGAGGAGTCTAACAAGGAAGCTGTTTGTTACACAAAATTTATCGACTTGTGGAAACAGTTTTTTCCAAATGTCATCGTGGCCAAGCCAATGACCGACTTGTGTTTCATCTGCCAACAAAATACTTCGAAGCTGGTTCGAGCTGCCAATCTTCCGGAAGAAGAAAAATCTCAATGCGTCCAAGCGCAACAAGCACATTTAAATTCAGTGCAGACCGAGAGAGAACTTTATAAAAAGGTTTGTGAAGAGGCAAAATGGAATTTTGAAGAAGTGCAAGACCAAATAGACCTTGAAGCACCTCACGAGTTGTGTACGCTGGCAACTATTATGCACTATTCCTTTGATTTTGCACAGCAGGTACATATACCGAGCAATCCAATGCAGCCCGGTCCCATCTACTTTAAAACGCCGCGTAAATGTGCTATTTTTGGAATGATGTGCGAAGCGATCCCTCGGCAGGTAAACTATCTGATCGATGAAGCCAGTGACGTCGGTAAAAGAGCAAACACAACCATCAGCTATGTCCACCACTATTTCGAACATCATGGACTCGGAGAAACGTCTGCTCATCTCCATGCTGATAACTGTtcaggacaaaataaaaacaactatTTTATGTGGTACTTGGCTTGGAGGACTATTCTACAGCTTCATCATTCGATGAGATACTCTTTTTTGATTGCTGGACACACCAAGTTTGGTCCCGACCGTTGTTTCGGTATTataaaaaaatgttacaaacTGAGCTATATTTCTTCACTATACGAATTTGCCAATATGGTGGAGTCGTCAAACTCCGGGATTAACAAAGCACAGCTTGTGGGGACGCACGATGGAACAGTTATCGTCCCGGTTTACGACTGGTCTTCATTTCTTGAACAGTTCTTTAAAAAGGTTCCAAATATTAAGAAATATCACCATTTCCGATTTTGCAAAGAGGAACCCGGAAGGGTTTATTTTAAAGAGCTCAACTCGTCTGCTGAACAGTCGTTAATGCTGTTGAAGAATCCTGCAATCCTTCCCATGGCCACGCGGCTTCCAGCCAAACTGAATCCAGCAGGGTTGAGCCAAGAACGAAAGCAGTATTTGTACCGTGAAATCAGGCCTTTCTGTAAGCCTGGAACTGAAGATCTAGTTGCTCCTGTGCCttga
- the LOC138029448 gene encoding uncharacterized protein, with product MSMRLLCKQTSKRPSNALFYFPEEQKTGIAPTRIIDEKDLDLTPGMVVTVNWDREKVEAEILALDDDLKVLNEKDLEWSKEHLTAQTAATEEKKSTNSDTESPNKPLARTKKSVQPRRSREKEAQSSENPYEEFLAAQKKRALEWKSARDSKRAKSVPVVNQPPEASSVQGDCRQEDTTKLLRQQLHTKTTECNDLKRMLKSIEEQNVLILKNQTEMQENFFKLLEKIQVSISEIKDSIATCPAASNFGGYLNPLLEHDPENLADAIIIPDSADRESPVKDVAKSAEQTRYLSTINYDTLSNLREENQPSDVPSAAKQQGSASQDVGEELISTCVTPTRIKTIQETLSKPETDRHLCALKLLPHFFSKEELAESNTDGSHGKKFLDGTKLNSLKLLVFSKFPASTSEEKDKAWRFIKGKINTKCRAVRRISLPDSTPSRPE from the exons ATGTCCATGAGATTGTTGTGCAAACAGACTAGCAAGCGTCCATCCAATGCATTGTTTTACTTTCCGGAAGAGCAAAAGACCGGAATCGCACCAACGCGAATAATCGACGAAAAAGACCTCGATTTAACTCCAGGAATGGTGGTGACGGTCAATTGGGACAGAGAGAAAGTTGAAGCGGAGATACTAGCCTTAGATG ATGACTTGAAAGTTCTAAACGAGAAGGACTTAGAATGGTCTAAGGAGCACTTGACTGCTCAGACTGCTGCTACAGAAGAGAAGAAGAGTACCAATTCGGACACCGAGTCCCCAAACAAGCCATTGGCGCGCACCAAAAAG TCGGTTCAACCGCGAAGATCACGAGAGAAAGAAGCCCAAAGCTCGGAAAATCCTTACGAAGAATTTTTGGCCGCCCAGAAGAAGCGTGCTTTGGAGTGGAAATCAGCTCGTGATTCCAAAAGAGCCAAGTCAGTACCAGTAGTAAATCAACCCCCCGAGGCAAGCAGCGTTCAAGGTGACTGTCGTCAGGAAGATACCACTAAACTCCTGCGCCAGCAGCTCCACACAAAAACGACTGAGTGCAACGATTTAAAAAGAATGCTAAAGAGCATTGAAGAACAAAACGTCCTGATCCTCAAAAACCAGACCGAAATGCAAGAGAATTTTTTCAAG TTGCTGGAGAAAATACAAGTCTCTATTTCAGAAATTAAAGATAGCATAGCCACATGTCCTGCTGCTTCGAACTTTGGAGGGTACCTTAATCCTCTACTGGAGCATGACCCTGAAAATCTG GCTGATGCCATTATCATACCCGACTCTGCTGACCGTGAATCTCCAGTGAAGGACGTTGCAAAATCAGCTGAACAGACCCGATACCTGTCCACCATCAACTATGATACCCTGAGTAACCTTCGTGAAGAAAACCAGCCCAGTGATGTACCATCTGCTGCCAAACAACAAGGAAGCGCTTCTCAAGACGTTGGCGAGGAGTTGATCAGCACATGTGTTACCCCAACCAGAATAAAGACCATTCAAGAAACATTGTCAAAGCCAGAGACTGACCGGCACTTGTGTGCCTTGAAGTTGCTGCCACATTTTTTCAGTAAAGAGGAACTTGCCGAAAGCAATACAGATGGCAGTCATGGCAAAAAATTTCTTGACGGTACCAAATTAAACTCGCTTAAATTATTAGTCTTTAGTAAGTTTCCAGCGAGTACCAGTGAGGAGAAAGACAAGGCTTGGAGGTTTATAAAGGGGAAAATTAATACTAAGTGTCGTGCTGTCCGCAGAATTTCGCTCCCAGACTCTACTCCCTCACGTCCAGAATAA